A region from the Azospirillum thermophilum genome encodes:
- a CDS encoding DNA-3-methyladenine glycosylase family protein → MTVQHLSTLDPIFAECLRVGGPALRDFSRPAGFVGLLRIVMEQQLSTRVALALWDKLQGRLGGVVTPDSILAADDDLLRDCGFSRQKTGYARALAEAVAGGRIDLDAVAGMEDEEAIAALTALKASAAGAPRST, encoded by the coding sequence ATGACCGTCCAGCATCTTTCGACCCTCGACCCGATCTTCGCCGAATGCCTGCGCGTCGGCGGCCCGGCGCTGCGCGACTTCAGCCGGCCGGCCGGCTTCGTCGGGCTGCTGCGCATCGTGATGGAGCAGCAGCTCTCGACCAGGGTGGCACTCGCCCTGTGGGACAAGCTGCAAGGGCGGCTGGGCGGAGTGGTGACGCCCGACAGCATCCTGGCGGCGGACGACGATCTGCTGCGAGACTGCGGCTTCTCCCGCCAGAAGACCGGCTACGCCCGCGCGCTGGCCGAGGCGGTGGCCGGCGGGCGCATCGACCTCGACGCGGTCGCCGGGATGGAGGACGAGGAGGCGATCGCCGCCCTGACCGCCCTCAAGGCATCGGCCGCTGGAGCGCCGAGATCTACCTGA
- the radC gene encoding RadC family protein, producing MPIRKTRPDAAPTAPRLPFGDGGTLPGPSDDAPGASPDEPEDLGSFHHDHRDRLRRRFLDKGADALADYELLEMVLFAASPRKDVKPLAKALLASFGDLWGVVNAPAARLRGIKAGGVSLSSDNAVAMVRIVGAAAQRALQQRVINRPVLASWQALLDYCAAAMAHEPTEQFRLLFLDRRNTLIADEVQQRGTIDHTPVYPREVVKRALELNAAALILVHNHPSGDPTPSRADIEMTKEIVRAATVIGVAVHDHLIIGKGGRHTSFKAQRLL from the coding sequence ATGCCCATCAGGAAGACCCGCCCGGACGCCGCCCCCACCGCCCCCCGGTTGCCGTTCGGGGATGGCGGGACGTTGCCCGGCCCCTCCGATGATGCCCCCGGTGCCTCGCCCGACGAGCCGGAGGATCTCGGCTCCTTCCACCACGACCACCGCGACCGGCTGCGCCGCCGCTTCCTCGACAAGGGGGCGGACGCGCTCGCCGATTACGAGCTGCTGGAGATGGTGCTGTTCGCCGCCAGCCCGCGCAAGGACGTGAAGCCGCTGGCCAAGGCCCTGCTCGCCAGCTTCGGCGACCTCTGGGGCGTGGTGAACGCGCCGGCGGCGCGGCTGCGCGGCATCAAGGCGGGCGGCGTGTCGCTCTCCAGCGACAACGCGGTGGCGATGGTGCGGATCGTCGGGGCGGCCGCCCAGCGGGCCCTGCAGCAGCGGGTGATCAACCGGCCGGTCCTCGCCTCCTGGCAGGCGCTGCTCGACTATTGCGCCGCCGCCATGGCGCACGAGCCGACCGAGCAGTTCCGCCTGCTGTTCCTCGACCGCAGGAACACGCTGATCGCCGACGAGGTGCAGCAGCGCGGCACCATCGACCACACGCCGGTCTACCCGCGCGAGGTGGTGAAGCGCGCGCTGGAGCTGAACGCCGCCGCCCTGATCCTCGTCCATAACCACCCGTCCGGCGACCCGACCCCCAGCCGGGCGGACATCGAGATGACCAAGGAGATCGTGCGCGCCGCCACGGTGATCGGCGTCGCCGTCCATGACCACCTGATCATCGGCAAGGGCGGCCGCCACACCAGCTTCAAGGCGCAGCGGCTGCTGTAG
- a CDS encoding cation transporter — protein sequence MAAGCCSGGCSSSRPPVDRTYRRVLWMALGINAGMFLVELVAGAAAGSASLQADAMDFLADAANYAISLLVLGMALVWRARAALLKGLSLGVLGLWVAGQTAWNAIAQTVPEAEVMGVVGMLALLANIGCAVMLYVHRNGDANRQSVWICSRNDAIANLAVLAAAGGVFGTGTGWPDIVVAGIMAALSVSGAVQIIRQSLAELRTGGAAVPAE from the coding sequence ATGGCGGCAGGCTGCTGCAGCGGCGGATGTTCCTCGTCGCGCCCGCCGGTCGACCGGACCTATCGCCGCGTCCTGTGGATGGCGCTCGGCATCAATGCCGGCATGTTCCTGGTGGAACTGGTGGCCGGCGCCGCCGCGGGGTCGGCCTCGCTGCAGGCGGACGCCATGGACTTCCTGGCCGACGCCGCGAACTACGCCATTTCGCTGCTGGTGCTCGGCATGGCGCTGGTCTGGCGCGCCCGCGCCGCCCTGCTCAAGGGGCTGTCGCTCGGGGTGCTCGGGCTGTGGGTCGCCGGGCAGACCGCCTGGAACGCCATCGCCCAGACGGTGCCCGAGGCCGAGGTGATGGGCGTGGTGGGCATGCTGGCGCTGCTCGCCAACATCGGCTGCGCCGTGATGCTGTACGTCCACCGCAACGGCGACGCCAACCGCCAGTCGGTCTGGATCTGCTCGCGCAACGACGCCATCGCCAATCTGGCCGTGCTCGCCGCGGCGGGCGGCGTGTTCGGCACCGGCACCGGCTGGCCCGACATCGTCGTCGCCGGCATCATGGCCGCCCTGTCGGTGTCCGGCGCCGTCCAGATCATCCGCCAGTCGCTGGCCGAGCTGCGCACCGGCGGCGCGGCGGTGCCGGCGGAATAG
- a CDS encoding MOSC domain-containing protein, whose protein sequence is MIDLPIPTVLTGKAAPFGPPGRTSAIGKTPVDGRRPVGPEGFLEDEQADRRVHGGPEKAIHHYPLDHHAAWRNDLGDLPLLDRPGAFGENLSTSGLTEADVCIGDRFRAGTALLEVSQARQPCWKLNHRFGVPDMARRVQASGRTGWYYRVLEPGEISPGDRLVLVERAYADWPLSRLLHQLYVDTMNRGALAEMAALPVLAASWRTLAERRLARGGVEDWSGRLNGKD, encoded by the coding sequence ATGATCGACCTTCCCATCCCGACCGTCCTCACCGGCAAGGCCGCCCCCTTCGGACCGCCCGGCCGCACCAGCGCCATCGGCAAGACCCCGGTGGACGGCCGCCGTCCCGTCGGGCCGGAGGGCTTCCTGGAGGACGAGCAGGCCGACCGCCGCGTGCATGGCGGGCCGGAGAAGGCGATCCACCACTATCCGCTCGACCATCATGCGGCGTGGCGCAACGACCTCGGGGACCTGCCCCTGCTGGATCGCCCGGGGGCCTTCGGCGAGAACCTCTCGACCAGCGGCCTGACCGAGGCGGACGTCTGCATCGGCGACCGCTTCCGCGCCGGCACGGCCCTGCTGGAGGTGTCGCAGGCCCGCCAGCCCTGCTGGAAGCTGAACCACCGCTTCGGCGTGCCCGACATGGCACGACGGGTCCAGGCCAGCGGACGCACCGGCTGGTATTATCGCGTGCTGGAGCCGGGCGAAATCAGCCCGGGCGACCGGCTGGTCCTTGTGGAGCGCGCCTATGCCGACTGGCCGCTCTCCCGCCTGCTGCACCAACTCTATGTCGACACGATGAATCGCGGCGCGCTGGCGGAGATGGCCGCCCTGCCCGTCCTGGCTGCAAGCTGGCGCACGCTGGCCGAGCGGCGGCTCGCCCGCGGCGGGGTGGAGGACTGGTCCGGCCGGCTGAACGGCAAGGACTGA
- a CDS encoding DUF1476 domain-containing protein — MTTFDDREKAFENKFQHDQDLLFRIRARRDKLAGLWAADLQGLRGPEAEAYARQIVDTDIATPGPHDIRDRLLADLRAKGVDVSEHRIEKELSHLLDLARQQVTAE; from the coding sequence ATGACCACCTTCGATGACCGCGAGAAGGCCTTCGAGAACAAGTTCCAGCACGACCAGGACCTGCTCTTCCGGATTCGGGCGCGTCGCGACAAGCTGGCCGGCCTGTGGGCGGCGGACCTGCAGGGGCTGCGCGGCCCCGAAGCCGAGGCCTATGCCCGCCAGATCGTCGATACCGACATCGCCACCCCGGGTCCGCACGACATCCGCGACCGGCTGCTGGCCGACCTGCGGGCCAAGGGCGTCGACGTCTCCGAGCATCGCATCGAGAAGGAGCTGTCGCACCTGCTCGACCTCGCCCGCCAGCAGGTGACGGCCGAGTAA
- the purB gene encoding adenylosuccinate lyase encodes MIPRYTRPEMARIWEPENRFRIWFEIEAHACDAQAELGVIPKEAAAAVWERGKWEIDRIDEIERETRHDVIAFLTNLAEYVGPEARFVHQGMTSSDVLDTCLAVQLTQAADLLLEDLDKLLAVLKRRAAEHKYTATIGRSHGIHAEPTTFGVKLAGHYAAFARNRERLLAARRDIATCAISGAVGTFANIDPRVEEHVAAKLGLSVEPVSTQVIPRDRHAMFFSVLGVIASSVENLAIEVRHLQRTEVREAEEYFHPGQKGSSAMPHKRNPVLSENLTGLARIVRSAVVPALENVALWHERDISHSSVERMIGPDATVTLDFALVRLTGMMDKLVVYPERMQKNLDDLGGLVFSQRVLLALTQAGMSREDSYKAVQRNAMQVWEKGANFLDLLSSDPDVSKHITREQLAPMFDMSYHTKHVDTIFKRVFGE; translated from the coding sequence ATGATCCCCCGCTATACCCGCCCCGAAATGGCCCGCATCTGGGAGCCGGAGAACCGGTTCCGCATCTGGTTCGAGATCGAGGCGCACGCCTGCGACGCGCAGGCCGAGCTGGGCGTGATTCCGAAGGAGGCGGCCGCCGCCGTGTGGGAGCGGGGCAAGTGGGAGATCGACCGCATCGACGAGATCGAGCGGGAGACGCGCCACGACGTCATCGCCTTCCTGACCAACCTCGCCGAGTATGTCGGGCCGGAGGCGCGCTTCGTCCATCAGGGCATGACCTCGTCGGACGTGCTGGACACCTGCCTCGCGGTGCAGCTCACCCAGGCGGCCGACCTGCTGCTGGAGGATCTGGACAAGCTGCTGGCGGTGCTGAAGCGCCGGGCGGCCGAGCACAAATACACGGCGACCATCGGCCGCAGCCACGGCATCCATGCCGAGCCGACGACCTTCGGCGTGAAGCTGGCCGGCCATTATGCGGCCTTCGCCCGCAACCGCGAGCGCCTGCTGGCCGCGCGCCGGGACATCGCCACCTGCGCCATCTCCGGCGCGGTCGGCACCTTCGCCAACATCGACCCGCGGGTCGAGGAGCATGTCGCCGCCAAGCTGGGGCTGTCGGTGGAGCCGGTCTCCACCCAGGTGATCCCGCGCGACCGCCATGCCATGTTCTTCTCGGTGCTGGGGGTCATCGCGTCGAGCGTCGAGAACCTGGCCATCGAGGTGCGCCACCTGCAGCGCACCGAGGTCCGCGAGGCGGAGGAGTATTTCCATCCGGGCCAGAAGGGCTCGTCGGCGATGCCGCACAAGCGCAACCCGGTGCTGTCGGAGAACCTGACCGGCCTTGCCCGCATCGTGCGCTCCGCCGTCGTGCCGGCGCTGGAGAACGTCGCCCTGTGGCACGAGCGCGACATCTCCCACAGCTCGGTCGAGCGCATGATCGGCCCCGACGCCACCGTGACGCTGGACTTCGCGCTGGTCCGCCTGACCGGCATGATGGACAAGCTGGTGGTCTATCCGGAGCGCATGCAGAAGAACCTGGACGACCTGGGCGGCCTCGTCTTCTCGCAGCGCGTCCTGCTGGCCCTGACCCAGGCCGGCATGAGCCGCGAGGACAGCTACAAGGCGGTGCAGCGCAACGCCATGCAGGTGTGGGAGAAGGGCGCCAACTTCCTCGACCTGCTGTCGTCCGACCCGGACGTGTCGAAGCACATCACCCGCGAGCAGCTCGCCCCGATGTTCGACATGAGCTACCACACCAAGCATGTCGACACGATCTTCAAGCGCGTGTTCGGCGAGTAA
- the map gene encoding type I methionyl aminopeptidase codes for MEHNHVESSRVRIHGPEGFAAMRKAGRLAAATLDFIAPYVQPGVTTGELDRLLEQYIRDHGAIPAPLGYRGFPKANCISVNHVVCHGIPGDKRLQDGDILNIDVTPILDGWYGDSSRMYYCGDVPLKARKLVEVTYDALMLGIGVVKPGATLGDIGHAIQTFAESHRFSVVRDFCGHGVGRTFHEPPSVLHFGRPGEGLVLKEGMIFTIEPMINTGRYDVKILSDGWTAVTKDKSLSAQFEHTIGVTADGAEIFTLSPAGHTRPPYPAEG; via the coding sequence TTGGAACACAACCACGTCGAATCCAGTCGCGTCCGGATCCATGGGCCGGAAGGGTTCGCGGCCATGCGCAAGGCCGGCCGGCTGGCCGCCGCCACGCTCGACTTCATCGCGCCCTATGTGCAGCCGGGCGTGACCACCGGCGAACTGGACCGGCTGCTGGAACAGTATATCCGCGACCACGGCGCCATCCCCGCCCCCCTCGGCTACCGCGGCTTCCCCAAGGCCAACTGCATCTCCGTCAACCATGTGGTCTGCCACGGCATCCCGGGCGACAAGCGGCTGCAGGACGGCGACATCCTGAACATCGACGTCACGCCCATCCTGGACGGCTGGTACGGCGACAGCTCGCGCATGTACTACTGCGGCGATGTCCCGCTGAAGGCGCGCAAGCTGGTGGAGGTGACCTACGACGCGCTGATGCTGGGCATCGGCGTCGTGAAGCCGGGCGCCACGCTGGGCGACATCGGCCACGCCATCCAGACCTTCGCCGAATCGCACCGCTTCTCGGTGGTGCGCGACTTCTGCGGCCACGGCGTCGGGCGCACCTTCCACGAGCCGCCGTCGGTCCTGCATTTCGGCCGCCCCGGCGAGGGGCTCGTCCTGAAGGAGGGCATGATCTTCACCATCGAGCCGATGATCAACACCGGCCGCTACGACGTGAAGATCCTGTCGGACGGCTGGACCGCCGTCACCAAGGACAAGTCGCTGTCCGCCCAGTTCGAGCACACCATCGGCGTGACCGCCGACGGGGCGGAGATCTTCACCCTCTCCCCCGCCGGCCACACCCGCCCGCCCTACCCGGCCGAGGGCTGA
- a CDS encoding NRDE family protein — translation MAAGARRQPRRDGRPSLAAPGRHWPDRPNLVAGLDELAGGSWLGLNDEGVVAAILNREGTLGPETGKRSRGELVLEALDHADAAEAARALGQLDTRAYRPFNLLVADNRDAFLLSHRGAGPQNRPAVMPVPEGVHMVTAFDLDDGRDPRIALYRPLFEQAATPAPEFAAPGISDGTAPESFDWGGWPELLASRIWEPGERGERGAMNFRLANGFGTVSSALIALPAMDRPDLDPHWHFAPGRPHETGWTPVDLS, via the coding sequence ATGGCCGCTGGTGCTCGGCGCCAACCGCGACGAGATGGCCGGCCGTCCCTGGCTGCCCCCGGCCGCCACTGGCCCGACCGGCCCAACCTGGTGGCCGGGCTGGACGAACTGGCGGGCGGTTCCTGGCTCGGCCTCAACGACGAGGGGGTGGTGGCCGCCATCCTGAACCGCGAGGGCACGCTGGGGCCGGAGACCGGCAAGCGCTCGCGCGGCGAGCTGGTGCTGGAGGCGCTGGACCACGCCGACGCGGCCGAGGCCGCCCGGGCGCTGGGGCAGCTCGACACCCGCGCCTACCGGCCCTTCAACCTGCTGGTCGCCGACAACCGCGACGCCTTCCTGCTGTCGCACCGCGGGGCGGGCCCGCAGAACCGGCCGGCGGTCATGCCGGTGCCGGAGGGCGTCCACATGGTGACCGCCTTCGACCTGGACGACGGGCGCGACCCGCGAATCGCCCTCTACCGCCCGCTGTTCGAGCAGGCCGCCACCCCGGCGCCCGAATTTGCGGCCCCCGGAATATCGGACGGCACGGCTCCGGAGTCCTTCGACTGGGGCGGCTGGCCCGAACTGCTGGCGAGCCGCATCTGGGAGCCCGGCGAGCGCGGCGAGCGCGGGGCGATGAACTTCCGCCTCGCCAACGGCTTCGGCACGGTGTCGAGCGCGCTGATCGCGCTGCCCGCCATGGACCGGCCGGACCTCGACCCGCACTGGCACTTCGCCCCCGGACGGCCGCACGAGACGGGCTGGACCCCCGTCGACCTGTCCTGA
- a CDS encoding MerR family transcriptional regulator produces the protein MSEKTGLTIGALGKATGTKAETIRFYEKIGILPSPPRTSGNYRAYGQEHVRRLGFVRRARDLGFPLETVRAMLALADQPDRPCGEVDALVVGQLHEVERKIADLQRLRDELDRLAHQCRGRFRMADCRIIEALSPHGEVQGG, from the coding sequence ATGTCGGAGAAAACGGGCCTGACCATCGGCGCCCTGGGCAAGGCGACCGGAACGAAGGCGGAGACCATCCGCTTCTACGAGAAGATCGGCATCCTGCCGTCCCCGCCGCGCACCAGCGGCAACTACCGCGCCTATGGGCAGGAGCATGTCCGGCGGCTGGGCTTCGTGCGGCGGGCGCGCGACCTCGGCTTTCCGCTGGAGACGGTGCGGGCGATGCTGGCGCTGGCCGACCAGCCGGACCGCCCCTGCGGCGAGGTCGACGCGCTGGTGGTCGGGCAGCTTCACGAGGTCGAGCGCAAGATCGCCGACCTGCAGCGCCTGCGCGACGAGCTGGACCGGCTGGCCCACCAGTGCCGCGGCCGCTTCCGCATGGCCGACTGCCGCATCATCGAGGCCCTGTCGCCGCACGGCGAGGTGCAGGGCGGCTGA
- the purS gene encoding phosphoribosylformylglycinamidine synthase subunit PurS yields MKAKVHVTLKRGVLDPQGKAIAHALHTLGFDGVEDVRAGKVIELQLKSTDEAAARKEVEAMCNKLLANTVIEDYAIELVA; encoded by the coding sequence ATGAAGGCGAAGGTTCACGTCACCCTCAAGCGCGGCGTTCTCGACCCCCAGGGCAAGGCCATCGCGCACGCGCTGCACACGCTGGGCTTCGACGGCGTCGAGGATGTCCGCGCCGGCAAGGTCATCGAGCTGCAGTTGAAGAGCACCGACGAGGCGGCCGCCCGCAAGGAGGTCGAGGCGATGTGCAACAAGCTGCTCGCCAACACCGTGATCGAGGACTACGCGATCGAGCTGGTGGCCTGA
- a CDS encoding EAL domain-containing protein has translation MLIAVNLSAVQMRRPGLADRVSGWLSTYGIPANCLELEVTESVLMDDSDVVTGTFGQLREMGVPLAIDDFGTGYSSFAYLKRFRVDKLKIDRSFVQGLDAGDTDCEAIAEAIISMARSLRMQTLAEGVETEAQASSLDRLGCDQMQGYLLGRPMPFDDFRSFVLRHSTAGMMVN, from the coding sequence ATGCTGATCGCCGTGAACCTGTCGGCGGTCCAGATGCGCCGCCCCGGCCTCGCCGACCGGGTGTCCGGCTGGCTGTCGACCTACGGCATCCCGGCCAACTGCCTGGAGCTGGAGGTGACCGAGAGCGTGCTGATGGACGATTCGGACGTCGTCACCGGCACCTTCGGCCAGCTCCGCGAGATGGGCGTGCCGCTGGCGATCGACGATTTCGGCACCGGCTATTCCAGCTTCGCCTACCTCAAGCGCTTCCGGGTGGACAAGCTGAAGATCGACCGCTCCTTCGTCCAGGGGCTGGACGCCGGCGACACCGACTGCGAGGCGATCGCCGAGGCGATCATCAGCATGGCGCGCTCCCTGCGCATGCAGACCCTGGCGGAAGGGGTGGAGACCGAGGCGCAGGCCAGCAGCCTGGACCGGCTGGGCTGCGACCAGATGCAGGGCTACCTGCTGGGCCGCCCGATGCCCTTCGACGACTTCCGGAGCTTCGTCCTGCGCCACAGCACCGCCGGCATGATGGTGAACTGA
- a CDS encoding bifunctional diguanylate cyclase/phosphodiesterase, with protein sequence MSDPVAELIREPAQSPDEARLYRLQFITSLTLVAALVLGLGSYFIWQHWTDFEADLRQTETRYLDEQRQALEQEVENAHSYLAYMRSRIEPLLKEQVRDQVQEAIGIARGIHEREKDILPLESVRESIKETLRPLRFANGRGYYFIIEEDSTAVLMPTKPELEGGRLLGGPDVALSGATREILKAARTPDQQGFARYRWIMPDSNGEVVEKVAYVQRFEPFGWVIGASDSMVAIESRVQRESLLRLRSFRFGESGTVGVLRRDGEVLLSPTAPASEGMNARDLPWKTERDLVTRLLETGLNGGGEVRYEWIHPVTGRLTPRMAFVSPPNVWGWILIAGFYVDDVTAVMDARRAEIGRGVRQRILTTIGVLALALGSSVMVSWLVTRWIRAIVGNYRSRVRRSDTMLRERARQLYLANFFVDHVSEIVVLADAQLRIAYVNPFGCEALGGTLEQLHAAHADLLAQFAAKGADAPDHYETTYRTRDGRELQLEVTASRITYEGDTYYSAIARDISERKRAERELRLSAKVFDNAAEGMVVTNAKNRIVAVNDAFCRITGYSREEVLGEDPRILASDRQDATFYEEMWASLRESGSWTGEIWNTRKNGEVYPEWLSIQVVRNEAGEVLNYIAAFSDTSERRAQEERIRHLAQYDFLTDLPNRFLLRDRLERAMLAADRHGKKVGVLFVDLDRFKTINDSLGHPVGDKLLRAVSDRLLETVRASDTVSRQGGDEFVIMINDMDNPDAACTVARKVLRALSEPFLVDIHELQITPSIGIAVFPEDGATIDALLKNADMAMYAAKEAGRSTYQFFTPELNRRASERLWTENNLRRALANNELELHFQPQFSLKGRRLVGAEALVRWRHPDGSLIMPGQFIPVAEDTGLILPLGDWVLGRPAGAPPSC encoded by the coding sequence TTGTCCGACCCTGTTGCCGAGTTGATCCGCGAGCCGGCCCAGTCGCCGGACGAGGCCCGCCTGTACCGCCTGCAGTTCATCACGTCCCTGACGCTGGTGGCCGCGCTGGTGCTCGGGCTCGGCTCCTACTTCATCTGGCAGCACTGGACGGATTTCGAGGCGGACCTCCGCCAGACCGAGACACGCTATCTGGACGAACAGCGCCAGGCGCTGGAGCAGGAGGTGGAGAACGCCCACTCCTACCTCGCCTACATGCGCTCGCGCATCGAACCCCTGCTGAAGGAGCAGGTGCGAGACCAGGTGCAGGAGGCGATCGGCATCGCCCGCGGCATCCACGAGCGGGAAAAGGACATCCTGCCCCTCGAATCGGTCCGGGAGTCGATCAAGGAGACGCTGCGCCCGCTGCGCTTCGCCAACGGCCGCGGCTACTACTTCATCATCGAGGAGGACAGCACCGCCGTCCTGATGCCGACCAAGCCGGAGCTGGAGGGCGGCAGGCTGCTCGGCGGGCCCGACGTCGCCCTGTCCGGCGCGACGCGCGAGATCCTGAAGGCGGCGCGCACGCCGGACCAGCAGGGCTTCGCGCGCTACCGCTGGATCATGCCCGATTCCAACGGCGAGGTGGTCGAGAAGGTCGCCTATGTCCAGCGGTTCGAGCCCTTCGGCTGGGTGATCGGCGCCAGTGATTCCATGGTCGCCATCGAAAGCCGGGTGCAGCGGGAATCGCTGCTGCGGCTGCGCTCCTTCCGCTTCGGGGAGTCGGGCACCGTCGGCGTGCTCCGCCGCGACGGCGAGGTGCTGCTGTCCCCCACCGCCCCGGCGTCGGAGGGGATGAACGCCCGCGACCTGCCCTGGAAGACCGAGCGCGACCTGGTCACCCGGCTGCTGGAGACCGGGCTGAACGGCGGCGGCGAGGTGCGCTACGAGTGGATCCATCCGGTGACCGGCCGGCTGACCCCGCGCATGGCCTTCGTCTCGCCGCCGAACGTCTGGGGCTGGATCCTGATCGCCGGCTTCTACGTCGACGACGTCACCGCGGTGATGGACGCCCGCCGCGCGGAGATCGGGCGCGGCGTGCGCCAGCGCATCCTGACCACCATCGGCGTGCTGGCCCTGGCGCTCGGCAGCTCGGTGATGGTATCCTGGCTGGTCACCCGCTGGATCCGGGCGATCGTCGGCAACTACCGCAGCCGCGTGCGGCGCAGCGACACCATGCTGCGCGAACGGGCCCGCCAGCTCTACCTCGCCAACTTCTTCGTCGACCATGTGTCGGAGATCGTCGTGCTGGCCGACGCGCAGCTGCGCATCGCCTACGTCAACCCCTTCGGCTGCGAGGCGCTGGGCGGCACGCTGGAGCAGCTCCACGCCGCCCATGCCGACCTGTTGGCGCAGTTCGCCGCCAAGGGGGCCGACGCGCCCGACCATTACGAGACGACCTACCGGACCCGCGACGGCCGCGAGCTGCAGCTCGAGGTGACGGCCAGCCGCATCACCTACGAGGGCGACACCTATTACAGCGCCATCGCCCGCGACATCTCCGAGCGCAAGCGGGCGGAGCGCGAGCTGCGGCTCTCCGCCAAGGTGTTCGACAACGCCGCGGAGGGCATGGTCGTCACCAACGCGAAGAACCGCATCGTCGCGGTCAACGACGCCTTCTGCCGGATCACCGGCTACAGCCGGGAGGAGGTGCTGGGGGAAGACCCCCGCATCCTCGCCTCAGACCGGCAGGACGCCACCTTCTACGAGGAGATGTGGGCCAGCCTGCGCGAGAGCGGCTCCTGGACCGGCGAGATCTGGAACACCCGCAAGAACGGCGAGGTCTATCCGGAGTGGCTGAGCATCCAGGTGGTGCGCAACGAGGCGGGCGAGGTGCTGAACTACATCGCCGCCTTCTCCGACACCAGCGAGCGCCGGGCGCAGGAGGAGCGCATCCGCCACCTCGCCCAGTATGATTTCCTGACCGACCTGCCCAACCGCTTCCTGCTGCGCGACCGGCTGGAGCGCGCCATGCTGGCGGCGGACCGGCACGGCAAGAAGGTCGGCGTGCTGTTCGTCGACCTCGACCGCTTCAAGACGATCAACGACAGCCTGGGCCACCCGGTGGGCGACAAGCTGCTGCGCGCGGTGTCCGACCGGCTGCTGGAGACGGTGCGGGCCAGCGACACCGTCAGCCGCCAGGGCGGCGACGAGTTCGTCATCATGATCAACGACATGGACAACCCGGACGCCGCCTGCACGGTGGCGCGCAAGGTGCTGCGCGCCCTGTCGGAGCCCTTCCTGGTCGACATCCACGAGCTGCAGATCACCCCCTCCATCGGCATCGCCGTCTTCCCGGAGGACGGGGCGACCATCGACGCGCTGCTGAAGAACGCCGACATGGCGATGTACGCCGCCAAGGAGGCCGGCCGCTCGACCTACCAGTTCTTCACGCCGGAGCTGAACCGCCGCGCCTCGGAACGGCTGTGGACCGAGAACAACCTGCGCCGCGCGCTGGCCAACAACGAGCTGGAGCTGCATTTCCAGCCGCAGTTCTCGCTGAAGGGACGCCGGCTGGTCGGGGCGGAGGCGCTGGTGCGCTGGCGGCATCCCGACGGCTCGCTGATCATGCCCGGCCAGTTCATCCCGGTCGCCGAGGACACCGGCCTGATCCTGCCGCTCGGCGACTGGGTCCTGGGGAGGCCTGCCGGCGCGCCGCCGAGCTGCTGA
- the purC gene encoding phosphoribosylaminoimidazolesuccinocarboxamide synthase: protein MTRRRRIYEGKAKVLFEGPEPGTLVQYFKDDATAFNNQKRGVITGKGVLNNRISEYLMSRLSEIGVPTHFMRRLNMREQLVREVEIIPIEVVVRNVAAGSLARRFGIPEGTPLPRSIIEYYYKSDELGDPMVSEEHITAFGWAAPQDIDDMVALSLRVNDYLSGLFLGIGLKLVDFKLEFGRLWENDEMRIVLADEISPDNCRLWDVKTNEKLDKDRFRQDLGKVEEAYQEVARRLGILPEGGPADVKGPKTIQ from the coding sequence ATGACACGACGCCGGCGCATCTACGAAGGCAAGGCGAAGGTACTCTTCGAAGGGCCGGAACCGGGCACCCTGGTGCAGTACTTCAAGGACGACGCCACCGCCTTCAACAACCAGAAGCGCGGCGTCATCACCGGCAAGGGCGTGCTGAACAACCGCATCTCCGAGTACCTGATGAGCCGCCTGTCGGAGATCGGCGTGCCGACGCATTTCATGCGCCGCCTGAACATGCGCGAGCAGCTCGTCCGCGAGGTGGAGATCATCCCGATCGAGGTGGTGGTGCGCAACGTCGCCGCCGGTTCGCTGGCGCGCCGCTTCGGCATCCCGGAAGGCACCCCCCTGCCCCGCTCGATCATCGAGTATTATTACAAGTCCGACGAGCTGGGCGACCCCATGGTGTCGGAGGAGCACATCACCGCCTTCGGCTGGGCGGCTCCCCAGGACATCGACGACATGGTGGCGCTGTCGCTGCGCGTGAACGACTATCTCTCGGGCCTCTTCCTCGGCATCGGGCTGAAGCTGGTGGACTTCAAGCTGGAGTTCGGCCGGCTGTGGGAGAATGACGAGATGCGCATCGTGCTGGCCGACGAGATCAGCCCCGACAATTGCCGCCTGTGGGACGTCAAGACCAACGAGAAGCTGGACAAGGACCGCTTCCGCCAGGACCTCGGCAAGGTCGAGGAGGCCTACCAGGAGGTCGCCCGCCGCCTCGGCATCCTGCCGGAAGGCGGGCCGGCCGACGTCAAGGGCCCCAAGACCATCCAGTGA